The proteins below come from a single Erysipelothrix piscisicarius genomic window:
- a CDS encoding alpha/beta hydrolase: protein MESYLKINDEVSLRYAADCVEKPKAIVIINHGFAEHIGRYDHVTEHFNKAGLSVYRYDLRGHGRTDSPKGHIDSYLSFISDCNEMVKFVKDENIGVPVFMLGHSMGGLVTTMYGIAHPYELKGQILSGPAVAPLPPVEGNMGKVLNVVGKSFKKINIRNVVEDDICSVPEVVSAYKNDPDVLHKATARFMREFLIKAPEFVAKNVSRYRYPVLICHGEKDKVVPIEVGEWLYENISSKNKRFIAYPDLYHEILNEKMYPEILDTMVEWILLQLSK, encoded by the coding sequence ATGGAATCTTATTTAAAGATTAATGATGAGGTTTCGCTGCGTTATGCAGCTGATTGTGTTGAAAAACCGAAGGCTATTGTTATTATTAACCATGGTTTTGCGGAGCATATTGGTCGCTATGATCATGTTACAGAGCATTTTAATAAAGCAGGATTAAGTGTGTATCGCTATGATTTACGTGGACACGGTCGTACCGACTCCCCTAAAGGACATATCGATTCGTATTTATCGTTTATCTCAGATTGTAATGAAATGGTTAAATTTGTTAAAGATGAGAATATCGGTGTTCCTGTATTTATGTTAGGTCATAGTATGGGTGGGCTTGTTACGACGATGTATGGTATAGCACATCCCTATGAACTAAAAGGCCAAATTCTATCAGGTCCTGCTGTGGCACCACTTCCGCCGGTTGAAGGAAATATGGGTAAAGTATTAAATGTAGTCGGTAAATCATTTAAAAAGATAAACATTCGTAATGTTGTGGAAGATGACATTTGTTCGGTACCCGAGGTTGTGAGTGCTTATAAAAATGATCCGGATGTTTTACATAAAGCAACTGCACGATTTATGCGTGAATTTTTAATTAAGGCACCGGAGTTTGTTGCGAAAAATGTATCCCGTTACCGCTATCCTGTTTTAATTTGTCATGGAGAAAAGGATAAGGTTGTTCCTATCGAAGTAGGTGAATGGCTTTATGAAAACATCAGTTCAAAAAACAAACGTTTTATTGCTTACCCAGACCTATACCATGAAATCCTTAATGAAAAGATGTACCCTGAGATTCTAGATACTATGGTTGAGTGGATATTGCTTCAGTTGAGTAAGTAA
- a CDS encoding inositol monophosphatase family protein — protein sequence MSVRYMGAASLEICGVAAGRHQVYLSRRLKVWDIAATAIILEAVGGAFTYDTCDNKIIFEDKNFEFMCASNPTVIQELKDRR from the coding sequence ATGTCGGTACGTTATATGGGAGCAGCGTCGCTTGAAATTTGTGGTGTCGCTGCAGGTCGTCATCAGGTGTATCTCTCACGGCGCTTGAAGGTATGGGATATTGCAGCTACAGCAATCATTCTTGAGGCAGTTGGTGGTGCATTCACTTACGATACATGCGATAATAAGATTATATTTGAAGATAAGAATTTTGAATTTATGTGTGCTTCAAATCCCACAGTGATTCAGGAACTCAAAGATAGGAGATAG
- a CDS encoding inositol monophosphatase family protein, translating to MNKKAEFTIKLVRQAGERIKTMMQESIDISLKSSRSDFVTNVDKQTEIFLVSGIKEAYSNQNFLTEEKTVETMGKDHLWIIDPIDGTTNFIYQKQNFSISVGYYHQGMPVFGIVYDVMADEMFVGIVGEGAYLNGQKLAMLDQDIQLKDSIISGDVYRPGLFKMTPQELKLLFITHRFLGSGALEVCHIAAGRWQSYVFPKLKVWDFAAAVIVLTCVGGTYHFGDLEDTLYFDNEPRVFIAASNQTIKESLKALL from the coding sequence ATGAATAAAAAAGCAGAATTTACGATAAAACTTGTACGTCAAGCCGGAGAACGCATTAAAACGATGATGCAGGAATCGATTGATATTAGTCTTAAATCATCAAGATCAGATTTTGTAACGAATGTTGATAAACAAACAGAGATTTTTTTAGTTTCAGGAATCAAGGAAGCTTATTCAAACCAAAATTTCTTAACTGAAGAAAAAACCGTGGAAACGATGGGGAAAGACCATTTATGGATTATTGATCCGATTGATGGAACCACAAACTTTATCTATCAAAAACAAAATTTCAGTATTTCTGTGGGTTATTATCATCAAGGAATGCCTGTATTTGGTATTGTTTATGATGTCATGGCAGATGAGATGTTTGTTGGGATTGTTGGTGAAGGAGCATATCTGAACGGACAAAAATTAGCGATGCTCGACCAAGATATTCAGTTAAAAGATTCAATTATTTCCGGTGATGTCTACCGTCCTGGTTTATTTAAAATGACCCCTCAAGAACTTAAACTACTATTTATTACGCATCGATTTTTAGGGTCGGGAGCTCTAGAAGTATGTCATATTGCGGCAGGGCGATGGCAATCATATGTCTTTCCTAAACTCAAAGTATGGGATTTCGCAGCTGCGGTGATTGTCTTAACATGTGTTGGTGGTACTTACCACTTTGGGGATTTAGAGGATACGCTTTACTTTGATAATGAACCCCGTGTATTTATCGCGGCATCCAATCAAACGATTAAAGAAAGTTTAAAAGCACTACTATAA
- a CDS encoding IS3-like element ISErh1 family transposase (programmed frameshift) → MGTRTMHSYETKMKVIEMKLAGYSSRFIQTELGIKNVTQVKTWWRWYRNGEHYRFSQPVGKQYTFGKGPEGDTVEETQRLRIKSLEQQIELFKKVFGKRKDVVPEIIIKLVEEYRNTVSLKDILNLFGVPKSTYYRWTKKEQLESNNYSVNEALVIELCKENKFRYGYRKITALIRKERIINKNTVQKIMQKHQCQCRVKVKRYRKQNPKIIMPNIINRDFKSLRPLEKLVTDITYIPYGHKMLYLSTIMDLYNGEIIASTLSDRQNLECVVDTLNQLPDIVQPCILHSDQGSVYTSKEYQLKVKNKSITMSMSRKGTPADNAPIESFHASLKCETFELNPELKGSTEIVSQTVINYLKYYNENRIQEKLGYQSPVNYRLTSS, encoded by the exons ATGGGAACACGAACTATGCATAGCTATGAGACAAAGATGAAAGTTATAGAAATGAAATTGGCAGGCTACTCAAGCAGGTTTATTCAGACTGAACTTGGAATAAAAAATGTAACACAAGTCAAAACATGGTGGAGATGGTATCGAAATGGTGAACACTATCGATTTTCTCAACCTGTAGGCAAGCAATATACTTTTGGAAAAGGGCCTGAAGGAGACACGGTCGAAGAAACACAAAGACTTAGAATTAAATCTTTGGAGCAACAAATTGAACTAT TTAAAAAAGTATTTGGAAAGAGAAAGGATGTGGTTCCTGAAATAATCATCAAGCTCGTTGAAGAGTATCGCAACACTGTATCTCTTAAAGATATCTTGAATCTTTTTGGGGTACCTAAGTCAACGTATTACCGTTGGACTAAAAAAGAGCAACTAGAGTCTAATAATTATTCTGTCAATGAAGCATTAGTAATTGAACTTTGTAAAGAAAATAAATTTCGTTATGGATATCGAAAAATAACTGCATTAATTCGAAAAGAAAGAATTATCAATAAGAACACTGTTCAAAAGATAATGCAGAAACACCAATGTCAATGCCGTGTTAAGGTCAAACGGTATCGAAAACAAAATCCGAAGATCATTATGCCCAATATCATTAATCGCGACTTTAAATCACTACGTCCTCTAGAGAAATTGGTGACAGATATCACTTACATCCCTTATGGCCATAAGATGCTCTATTTATCTACGATCATGGATTTATATAATGGTGAGATTATTGCGTCTACATTGAGTGACAGACAAAACCTAGAATGTGTGGTTGATACATTAAATCAACTTCCGGATATCGTTCAGCCATGTATTCTTCATTCTGATCAAGGGAGTGTCTATACATCAAAAGAGTATCAACTCAAAGTAAAAAATAAAAGCATTACCATGAGTATGTCCCGTAAGGGTACTCCCGCTGATAATGCTCCTATCGAATCGTTTCATGCCTCGCTAAAGTGTGAAACATTCGAATTAAACCCAGAACTAAAGGGTTCTACTGAAATTGTATCACAAACTGTGATAAACTATTTAAAATATTACAATGAAAATCGAATACAAGAAAAGCTAGGATATCAATCTCCCGTAAATTATCGGTTAACTTCATCCTAA